The genomic stretch TCTGGCCAAAAAACACGCCGCCATGTTCATTGGCTCTAAATTGCAGCAAGGTTTTCAACGGCTCTTTACTCTGGCGAAACTGACCTTTTTCTACATCCACTGTGGTCAGTACACAGCGCTCACACGGCTTGACGGCCTCAAATTCCACCTCGCCAATACGAATCCGTTTCCAGCCATCTTCGGCAAACGCATCGGTATTGCTCACCACTAAATTGGTGCGAAATTGATCCATCAGATGATGCTCAGGGCTGCGACGATTCAGTTCCGCCAAAGATGCTTCACTGATCACAAGCAAGGGATAACCATCGGCAAAACTGACGTTGTGCCCTACTTTTTCACGCACTCGGTTCGACTGTTCACCACAAAACAACAGCTCAACACGCTGCTGCAACACGTCACTAAACCAGTCATCCGCTTCATCGGTGGTGGTATAGGCAATAAACTGATCTTTCCACACCTGCGCGGGCGCTTCTTGCATTTTAAAATCGCGGTAGCGAATCGTCAGTGGTGGTTTGCCAACAGAGCTAAACACTACACCGTCAGCCACAAGCGCGGAAGAAATGGTCACCAATTGAGGATACTTGCGCGCCGTCACCATGCCGCCATCGGCGGTTGCCAGCATAAAGCGGCGGTCAAAACTCAACCCCTGCTTCTCGACCCAAGCACTGGAGAGGGACAGTCCACCGACCGATTTCACCGGAAACACGTTAATTTGTTTAAGAATAGCTTGTGACATGGGCATCGCTTCCTTGTTATTTTGCGTGGGTCACATGATAACCAATTGATATCCATGTTAAAACGTTTTTAATTTGCAGAATAGCGAACTGTAACCGCAATAAAAAAGCGAGTGAAATGACAGACGCTTTCCTATATCATCCCGTCGCCTAAACGGTAGCGTTTGCGCAAACTGTTTAGGCTCCTTTCGGATCACAACTTTTGGTGGGAGCAACAATGACAACACTTAAGATTACTCGTCCTGACGACTGGCACGTTCACCTACGCGATGGCGAGGTTTTAGCCGATACCGTTCGCGATATTAGCCGCTATAACGGTCGCGCGCTGGTGATGCCCAATACCGTTCCTCCTGTTACCACCACCGAAATGGCGCACGCTTACCGCGAGCGTATTATGGCGCACCAACCCGCGGGCCAGTTTGAACCACTGATGACGCTTTATCTCACCGACAACACCACCGCTGAAGAAATTCACAGCGCGAAGGCAAGTGGTATCGTCGTCGCGGCGAAACTCTACCCGGCTGGCGCAACGACAAACTCCGACTCTGGTGTGACCGACGTAAAGAAGATTTACCCAACGCTGCAAGCGATGCAAGACGCCGGTATGCTGCTGCTGGTACACGGCGAAGTGACTCATCACGATGTCGACATTTTCGACCGCGAAAAGACTTTCCTTGAAACGGTTTTAGCACCGATTGTGAAGGACTTCCCGGGTCTAAAAATCGTTTTAGAGCACATCACCACCTCAGACGCGGTCGACTTTGTCAACCAAGCGGGTGACAACGTGGCGGCAACCATTACCGCTCATCACTTGCTTTACAACCGTAATCACATGCTGGTTGGTGGCATCAAACCGCATTTTTACTGCTTGCCAGTACTAAAACGCAACACTCACCAGTTAGCGCTACGCAAAGCGGCCACCAGCGGCAGCAAAAAGTTTTTCCTAGGGACCGATTCGGCTCCGCACGCTAAAGGGGCGAAAGAGTCCGCGTGTGGCTGCGCCGGCTCTTACACTGCGCACGCTGCACTTGAGCTCTATGCTGAAGTGTTTGAACAAGAGGGAAAACTGGAGAACCTAGAAGCGTTCGCGAGTCACAACGGCGCCGATTTCTACGCGTTACCACGCAATGCAGACACCGTTACCCTCACCAAACAAGCGTGGTCCGTACCAGCTTCCATGCCATTTGGCGGTGATGAAGTCGTACCTATCCGTGCTAATGAACAGATAGAATGGACCGTACAATAATCGGTTTATAGCGAAAATCGCAATAAGGCCGCTGATTTTAGCGGCTTTTTTATTCCTTTCACATTTCATCATCTACGCTTATAAATGATACTCAGAGCGGCAACCCAACCGTCTCTAGCAACGTACAACCATGATTGACGGCGCGATATGCATCTAGATTTAGATATAAGAACTTTGTCCATTGTTTCCGTATTGGTCTCAACCGCCTACGGTATTGGCATGCTTATGCTAAAAGCGATTCAAACGACTCATATTCGCGGGTTACAAACGCTCGTCTTCGCTATCTTTTTGATTGCATTTGGCTTTATGGCGCTCAGTTTGGGCAATTCAACCACTTTCTGGCTATCAAAAATTCTCGCCAATAGTGCCATAGGTTTGGGATATGCCTTAGTCGTCACCGGACTCAGTCAGTTCCGCCAAGCCTCATCCAACAGCACCACCATCGCGTTGGCAGGCTTTCCTGTGCTGGTGCTGTATCTGATTTTTTACTCTGAATTCCAAATGTCGACCAACGCGAGAATCATTGTGTTGAGTGTGTACATTTCTCTTTGTTGCGCGCTCAGCGCCTACGTTGTCGCTCGCGGGGAAGCGAAAGACCACCCCATCGCGGTGCGACTACTTTCAGCCGCCTTTTCGCTGATGTCACTGTGGATGCTATTTCGCGCCGTGTTCACCTATCAAAGTGCAGAAATAGATGACTTTATGCTCGCGAGTGATATTCACCAAATCACTTTTCTGCTCTCAATTGCGATGATTTTAACGCTTGGTTTTACCTTCCCTCTGATGGTCAACGCACGCTTGGTCACCAACATCTATAATACCTCGCTGCTTGATCCTCTCACCAACCTCTACAATCGACGAGCGATGGAAGATATGCTTCCCCGAGAGCTTTCGCGAGTAGAAAGGACCCATTCTGAGCTATCGATCATTTTGCTGGATATAGACTACTTCAAACAAGTCAATGACAAATATGGCCACCAAGTCGGGGATGTCACTTTGGCTGGGATCGGACAACTGCTCAACACACATTTGCGCGGGCAGGATTTGTCATTTCGTATCGGTGGCGAAGAGTTTTTGATTCTACTGCCGGATACAAATTTAGACAGCGCATTAGTGGTCGCGGAGAAGCTAAGACAAATCATGTCCGAAACACAGTTCTCCCCAAAACAGCAAGAGCCTTGCACCGCCAGTTTTGGCGTCGCGCAACTGC from Vibrio navarrensis encodes the following:
- the pyrC gene encoding dihydroorotase; this translates as MTTLKITRPDDWHVHLRDGEVLADTVRDISRYNGRALVMPNTVPPVTTTEMAHAYRERIMAHQPAGQFEPLMTLYLTDNTTAEEIHSAKASGIVVAAKLYPAGATTNSDSGVTDVKKIYPTLQAMQDAGMLLLVHGEVTHHDVDIFDREKTFLETVLAPIVKDFPGLKIVLEHITTSDAVDFVNQAGDNVAATITAHHLLYNRNHMLVGGIKPHFYCLPVLKRNTHQLALRKAATSGSKKFFLGTDSAPHAKGAKESACGCAGSYTAHAALELYAEVFEQEGKLENLEAFASHNGADFYALPRNADTVTLTKQAWSVPASMPFGGDEVVPIRANEQIEWTVQ
- a CDS encoding GGDEF domain-containing protein: MLMLKAIQTTHIRGLQTLVFAIFLIAFGFMALSLGNSTTFWLSKILANSAIGLGYALVVTGLSQFRQASSNSTTIALAGFPVLVLYLIFYSEFQMSTNARIIVLSVYISLCCALSAYVVARGEAKDHPIAVRLLSAAFSLMSLWMLFRAVFTYQSAEIDDFMLASDIHQITFLLSIAMILTLGFTFPLMVNARLVTNIYNTSLLDPLTNLYNRRAMEDMLPRELSRVERTHSELSIILLDIDYFKQVNDKYGHQVGDVTLAGIGQLLNTHLRGQDLSFRIGGEEFLILLPDTNLDSALVVAEKLRQIMSETQFSPKQQEPCTASFGVAQLLQHDEWDSLLNRADAALYLAKRKGRNRVCLVSDI